The window CCGATAAACTTCTGACTTGCCTAACCCTCGGATAAATTCTTGTACACTAATGGCACGATTCCGCAGTTGGGATTCTAAAGCAGGTTGGCGGTAGCTATCTAAAATTAAATGTTCGCTAAAAATTTGGCGATAACCAGCCCAAATTAAGTCTTGAATGGCTGATTCTGATGTAGCGTCCGTTAAACGATAAGCTTGTGGATCGTCTTCATCAGGAACATCGTAACCTGCTACGCGCTGATTCTGGGTTTTAGGTGTAATTTCAAGTAAAGGGATAGGCATATTTCACACTTACCAATGTTGAATGGTGTAATAAAAAAATACAGCTAATAGCTGAGTGCTGTTAGCTGAGTGGTGTTAGTTTTGAGTTGCTCGGTAGCCATGATTGCTCTAGCTTTAACTGCTAAGTCGGAATCTGTGTTAGCTATTTGAGCAAACCGACTGAGGATTTGTGCAACCAAATCAGGAGAGGTAATTTGATCGGACTGGGCTAGTGCTTGCAAACCCACAACTGCTGCATAGCGAATTGCCCACTCGGAATCGTTAGAGAGCAACAGTAATGTGTTTTTAGCTTTTTCCTGAGAGTGCGGTCGCACCTCCACAGGCAATAAAGACCAGCGTAAGTTACCTAATCCTTTTGCCGCAGCCCGACGCACGCTGGGTGCAAAGTCGGTTTCTGCGGCACTCAGCAGGGTATCTAATGAATGGGGATGAGCGATCGCCGCCAATGCCCGAAATGAATAAGCTCTTGCACCGTAGTTATAATCATCAAGGCGTTCGATTAGCGGTTGCACTGCTACGTCACCCAACTGCACTAGACCTGCAATTGCTGCAACTGCTGCTTCTGGGTTGTTATAACCCAAAACTGCGATCAAAGTGGGTATACCCGCCTCTAACCGTGCCTCTGCTAAAGCTCGAACTGCGGCAACTAAACGAGAGGGTGAATCCGCTTGCTCGACTGATTGAATAAGTTCTAAAGCCAAAGCAGAGTTAGTCATATCAAATTGGGATTTGAGATGGAAAAATTTGAGATTGATACTACCAATAGGCAATGTATCTGAAATTCTTCAACCTTTAAATATTATTTACTAGGACAAAATTGATCTGACTAAAGTAGAGAGTCCATTAAACTCATTACTTGTTGAGCTTGAGGGGATATAGAAACTGCTTCTAGCTGCTTGAAATGATTTTCTAGCAAGCTTTTGAGGGCAATCAGTTTAAAGCTATTTTCTACAGCCGCATTGGCGATCGCACTAGCGCCGCCTATATACCCACTCGCACCCAAGTCCATCAAGATAGTTCGGCGCAATTTCAAATCGCTAGTGGCG of the Oculatellaceae cyanobacterium genome contains:
- a CDS encoding HEAT repeat domain-containing protein → MTNSALALELIQSVEQADSPSRLVAAVRALAEARLEAGIPTLIAVLGYNNPEAAVAAIAGLVQLGDVAVQPLIERLDDYNYGARAYSFRALAAIAHPHSLDTLLSAAETDFAPSVRRAAAKGLGNLRWSLLPVEVRPHSQEKAKNTLLLLSNDSEWAIRYAAVVGLQALAQSDQITSPDLVAQILSRFAQIANTDSDLAVKARAIMATEQLKTNTTQLTALSY